Sequence from the Strix uralensis isolate ZFMK-TIS-50842 chromosome 1, bStrUra1, whole genome shotgun sequence genome:
GCTGCAGCAAGGGCACAGGGCTCTGCCGGAGGAAAGCAGGCCGCGCCCCAGCCCTGGCCCTTAGACACCAGACAACCGCCTTGGGGCGTTCATCTGCCTCCAGTCTTAGTCGGGCACCTCAAGACACCCCATTTACTCACGAGGGATGTATTCAGCCCCACAGCACACCTTGGCAAGTTTGTTAGCGTGGCGTTAGACAGGAAATACCTACAAGAAGCAAACACACAGAGGTTTGGTGGCAGTGGAGAGGGGAAAGTAAATTtacacaagataaaaaaaaatatttggggggcagtaaaatatgaaaataatttcttcagaaaattgcACTTTGCTCATTCTCGGCTTCTTTAGCCTGCCTCTGCATCAGGAAGACACTGGGAGGAATGAAGGTAGATGTAAAAACCACTGGCTTTTGCAGTTAGCTTTCTAAAAAGTTTTATTGcagtgataaggaaaaaaaaaaaaaagagtagtacAAACATTGTGTTCAATCAGCATACAGAAAGTGGGTCTGGAAACAGTTCCTGCAAAGATGCATATTTCAGAGAAGggatttctgggttttttttaaggtatccTCATATTAGTTTTATCTATgtatcaggaaaaaataaaataggcatTTTGGATTGAGTTATGAAAGTCtcaaaaaaaatacatagcaaatTCCCAGACCCCACAGAGTACCTTAGCCTGCTTTAGACACAAAATTTAAGTACAGGGTCCAAGAGTGCACCTGCCTCTGCTCAGTAAGAAGGACAGCTATGTCACATGGCATCATCCCAGACACCAACAGGAGACTCCTCCAGCAGAGGAGTAGCAGCATGTTCAGACCCATAGGACAGAACAAGAGAGAGATGTTATCatcatttcctctttcttccctctgacAATTGGTCTTTAAAGTGAATGTTCCCTTCAAAAAAGGGAATTGCAGCCATATACAGCTTTCCCTGACCATCCATGCTGCCGTTCTGTGCCATTGCCTTTCCAGGGATTTGCAAAGTGGTGCTACCATGTTGAAGACCGAATCTGTAGTCCAGTAATTTGTTGGTTCAACAAAAGGCATGGCTGAAACAAGCTGCCTGACTCAAAGAGCATACGCTTCCTGTTGTTGGCAGAAAGTGAGACTTTGCGCTGTTCCCCCttgcttcctttaaaaacagtGCTAGGAATTGATGTAAATTGGCTGCCAAGCATCTGACTCACAAAGCAGGGAAGTGAGAAAATGGAGGACTCAGGAAGACGAGCAATATTAGCCATCTATATCTaaatatatatgattttttaatatacttgATCAATGATCATGGATGGCATCAGCGATTTTCACTTGAAATGTGCTCAAGGGGCTGAAGTCTTCAGCAGCTCCAGAGAATTCTTTCTCCAGAGAAATCAGTCGACTGGTTTCTTCAATTATAAGAACTGTCTACAATACCAACCACCGTGGGTCACGCCTTACGCTGCCCAGACAACTCAGTCAAACATCAGCACACAGAAAGTTAACTAATTACCCAGCACGTAGGAGTTCTGTCTTCTGGGACTTCTGTCAGGTGGGTCAGGAGAAGGTCCCTGCTCCGCTGGGGTAAGAGCGGTGCCAGATGTCCGACCCTATTACGACAGCACTAATGATTTTTACTTGCGAGGCGACATGAAGAGAACAACAAATGCCATCTGCTATCAACCAAAACTCAAATGAATTGAGACTGTTGAATTAATTGGACTCAGCTCCTGTTACCTACCTGTTATTTATCTACATTTCAATGCATTTTCAGGATTTTCAGCCTGGGAGACTGCTCATATCTGCTCATTTATTCTGCTATTAAAATTCCAAAAATCAAGGGTCAATTTCAGCACAAATGGACTGTATTGGGATTTTTCACCTCTTTTCCCAATCCCAGGGTAATATTACAGCCTGAGACACAAGGTagaattaatcttttaaaatgctgtctttGTTAAATAGGGAGTTCAGGCTGATTTTCACAgctccctccaaaaaaaaaaaaaatcttaaaaatcgAAGTCCACTCAACGAATCAACAATAGTCCTTAATAGAATGCCAGTAACAAGTCATTAATACTGGATGATTTTAAGTGCCAAAACAAGGAAATATAACTGACTACCCTTGGGCTTTCCTTAAGAAACTGGTGGACTTCTTTGGGAAAAGATCTCCATCTGGTGGCAGACTATAAAAAAGATCGTCAACACCACAGAGGTGTTACTTTCCCTTGAAAAGACTGCTGTTACTAGAAATGGGGTGGATTTGTTGtggataatttttttctccataaatttCTAAACCTTATATAGGATAGACTGCGCAAGGCATCTTTTAGTCCTGCTACGTCTGTCCTAAATGCATGTCTAGCAAAAGCATTTGAGCTCATCTGGCTCACGTATCCCATCGCACAATTTTTCCTGCTGACAGTGCTGTGGGAACAGCCTGTGGATGATGAGAAGCAGCAGTACCGTTGCCACCTGCATCTGCAGATACGTCCAGGATATTAGGACTCACCTACAGACAATGGCTATATCCCCCTATAGAAATATAAATAAGGCAGTATgccttttccactgctgtaaggACAATAAGactcttaaaagagaaaaaactttttatGGGAGATTATGTTATAAAAGGTAACCTTCCCTGGTGTGAATTACTCCTACTGTGGGGTCACTAGAGGAGGGGGTTGTACTATTATAACTATTTGGGGAGTTGTACtaccatttttaaaagcacatgaGAAATAGTTTTCATGAATGAAATCACGATGGAGCAGTCCCCAGCATGCTCAAGCTTGTCCCTTCTGAAACATTTACAGACAGAGCATTAGTATATATATTTAGCAGATGAGAGcaaaagtttctgaaaatttGATTGTGAGTTCTCTTGCATTTCTTTGATGTAAAATGTCTGGTTTTGGAAAGACTTCTGATATCACAATGTTTTAATtatcacatttaatttttttcagtcaacTATAAGACTCACTGTCATATGACAGTAAGTCACCACATTAACCAGAGTGGAACCTTTTAAATTTAtcactgaaatcactgaaaaaaatcacaagggaTGTTCAGAAAATAACAGACTAATAACGGAACCTGGGAACAAATTACCTATTACCTCCTCCCTTGTCACTACAAGTGTATTTTCtacctctttcttctctccagttGTAGCTATACCAGGCCAGAGGTTCTGTGGCCTTCTTGAAAgtggagtttttcttttttctaattttatacCATCACTGCTAAATGTATGCTTTTATATAACATTAAGCTATGAACAGATATTGAAACATTTATCATCATTGTCAGAATAATTTCAAGTACACATGTTTATTTGCATCTTTACATGTAATCGGTTCCTCCACAACACTTTTCAATTTTGTCTGTTGATTCTCCCTTTCTCTAGGGGAAACTGGTACCAGAATAGCTTGCAGAAACCAGCTTCCAGAGTTCATGCCCCCTCTGGAAAAAAATTCtccataatttaagaaaaatcaggAGTCTCTATAATTCTACTTACTTGGCTATATTCTCCACTATAACAGATCTATATCCATTCTGTAGTGCAAATAATTGGTATGCAAGAAATACAATATATCAAGAGCATTCAAGCTCCCTATGGCAATATCTCAcatctcttctcttttcttttcatatttggaaaaaaaaatccatagccGAAATAATAATGAAGGGCAAAGTCATTGTTCTTCAGAATATTGAATTAAGTATATAAGCACAATCTATTTCATGACAAATCTTGTAAGAAATTTCATTGGTTACATCAGATCTGCAAGGATAAGCAGTCACTAGTTGTAACTggtacaaaataaaattatttctttgaaaaaggagaaaacagactCGTAGGTCTTAACCACCACTGAGTAATTTTTCTAACTGGTGATGCCTATTAATCAAAATGATTCTGTATAACAGGTTTAGGTGGAAGGACCCTCCCAACTGACAGAGACATCCTCTCCTCTGGCTGTAGGTAAAAAGTTATCAAAAGACAGTTTTACTAATACCAGTTTTACTAATATTTGTTTACtaataaataaagtttaaaaatcaTAGAAGCTACTCTAAATTTAAAAGCAGAAGCCTAGGCAATTTCACGTCTCATTACATTTTAACCCACAGTACGGAACTCAAAACCTGTAAGAATTGGGAAGTTTCACAAGCCACTGCCTGGAATTTTGTGAtctacttctaaaaaaaaaaaaaaaaaaaaggccagtattttttttttcctgactgtaaATACACAATCATTCTAGATGGTTTTCCAAAGCGATGCATTAGCAGACCCATCATTTAGTTTCATGTGCTCAGGTGTTTCCACTTACAAAGCCCAGGGAGAATTTCAGATTGCAGTATTCCAGTTCCAAAAGCAGACAAACTAAGCTGAAACTGGAATTTTCTATCGGCACAATTTAAGGAAAGCCTCAGCTCCTGGAAGCTTTTCTCACATGGAAAGGTGAAAAGCCTCAGAACAGCCCAGCTGTATTTCTAGCTTGGATGTTTGATTATGCCGCATACACCAGTAGCCAAAAGAAAGAGTGGTATGTTCAGAAGTACGACAGAACACAAGATGCCACCCTACCCATGAAGTCTACAACCCTACCCAACTCAAATAGGGGGGCACTCTTAGGCTCAGGCTGCTGTTAGGGAATCTGAGAGACCATCTAAGCCACACACATCCAAGTCAGGATCAACTACGTGGTTGTGATGCTACAACCGAAtccacaacagcagcagccttGCTTGAGTGTGCATAGCTCAAGGTTCCCCTTTCCTGGTCCCCTCCTCCCTGGCCAGCTAACGACTCCAGTCATGCCCAGGTGGACAAATGGCTGTTGTTCCCCTTTTCCCCAGTAACCTACAGTGAGGAAGCCCTGCATCCTCTCTCTGCCAGCCAAAAAGCAGATTCAGTATCTTTTCAGCACCCCTGCAGCTGACATTCACTTCCTCCACCCTCAGCTTCCAAAAGAGCAAAATACGGccttttgctttctgctgcatCTTCCTCCACCACAAGAAAGCAACCTAGTATTCCTCTGGAACAGGTAACGTGCCGTGACAATACAGGAATATGAATGCAGGACGCATCTTACCTTCTGTGAGTCTTCTACAACTCTCGCATGATTATTTTCTGAAGATAGAAATTATGAAATTATTGTAACACCAGTGCACAGTTAATTGGAAAACCATATTCAAAGTGCAGTTATAGGCAAACAGCAAGGCCGTATCAAAGGCGGCTTCACATGGGTCTTTCCTGCAGCAGCGTCAATGTTTTCATTAGTGACTTAAGTGATAGAAGAGGGAGGCTCGGCTGCGTAACTTTGCTCTTGAAACCAAGCTGGGAAAGATGGGAAAACACAGCAACTTCAGAACAACTTTGCTGAAAATGATCTacaaactaaaaattaaaaaccagcatcATGCCCCAGTGAAAAGTGCCCCTATCTTCcaccctgccaggggcagggggtgcaggggtggcCTCCCTGGGAagaggccaggggctgccccgcACTGGACATGGCTGGTTCCAACGGACGCACAGCAGAGCAGATACCCGCACTGCTGCCCACCAGacagcccgtgctggagcagatGGATACTCCTGGAGCAACTGTGGTCCATGGAGcgcccacaccagagcagggataaaaacatgaggaggaaggagctgcagcgaGAAACTGCCATGTACTGGCCGCAACCTCCCACCCCGCTGCGCCCCGTGGCAGcaggggggcagagctgggagcggAGTCGAGTCTGGGACAGCAGGGAGGAAAAGTGCTGTTTCAAtgtctggtttttttgtttctcactccCTGAATCTATTTCAACTGGCAATAAGTTAATTTGCCCCAAGCCGAGTCAGTTTTGCCCACAACAGTAACTGGTGGGTGATCTCCCTGccccttatctcaacccacaagctcTCTCATCCTTTTCCCCTATCTCACTGAGGAGGTGGAGTGAGTGAGGGGCTGGGTGGGCGCCTGGCGGTTTGCCAAGGGTAACCTGCCAGATGAGCCACCTTTCAAAACTCTCCCAAAGCCCAACCCTTCATTTAAATTTCAAAGGAACGTGCACTGATGAGTTTGAAGACAAGTGCAAGCACTGTTACTATATTTACAGCTCAAAGCACCTTCTAAGTCTTAGCAAATGTAAGTGTGCACCGAGACCAAGCCCTCACTGTCATcaaaattataaatttaataggaaaagtggggtttttgtttggttggttggggttttttccaatGACATGTTGGCTTGGGAGTAGTTCCATCATTTCTCTTACAAAAACAGAAACTGCCTTATTTCAATAGGACAATCTAATGATGCTCTTAGAGGCCAGTCGGGTTTTCATCCACTTGCCATCAGCAGATGATGATCATTGCTGCTTCATCAGCTTTTTACCTGCTTGCGTTAGCAGAGTTTTCTATAAATGAAAATTCACCTGGGGATTTCATACTGCTCTGAGACAATTTAGCTAACTCAAATACAAGAtgcactgagaaaacaaagagTCTGAATTGCCTTGATTATTAATAAGACCTCACTTTTCCAGGACTGCAATTATTTATCTTTATTTAAGAGAAACTAAGAGACTGTGCACCAAGTGCTGCTGAACCGCAAGACCAGAGAGGAGTCCTGCATTTCTTCTTACCAAGTTCAGCCAGccaaaaagaataaataatgaaGTACGTAGGTTTCTGCATACACTAAACAGATCCATTAAAGTGGATTTATCTGCACCATTTCCCTTAAATTACAATCATGCCCTACTTCTGtgcaattttctgtattttgtgaaaTTACGTTACTGGCAATCTAATCTCGTTTGGTGGCACTGTTACAGCGGGTTATGAAATACCTGTTGGGCTGATATTGGAAGTCCTGCTGACTTGTGAGTCCTGCAGCAAAACCTGAACACTGCTAGATGGCGGAAGAGACAGTCATATTACCTGCATCATCACTAGAAAAGAATAACCTTCACTTAATGTTCCCTTTCACTATTTCTatatgttttctaaaacaaaagcaCGTTCATGTTAAGTCAAGAGAGTGCTAAGTAATTAATAACGtaagaagcaggaggaagaataCTCCTGTCTGCTGCTGTGGTTCTGCTTTTTATCTCCCTCTCAAGTTCCACTTTGCAGGAGAcaaacagagcagcacagcatttCCCTCCCAGTCCTTGTCATCGTAGGAGGTGTTTTATTCTCTCTCACCATGTGCCTTCTCACCAGTCCTTTCAGCAGAgccatttccattaaaatatgaatattcagATACACAGGCGAGTGCAGTATGCTCACACAGCATACCCGAATAAATCTTGGCATAAATAAGGCAATTATTTAATCATACGTAAGGGTTTTATTACCCTTGAGCAACCCTTAGGTTTTACTAAACAATTAAAATTCTCTGGGGTTTTCATTCACTTGCCTGAGAAAAGATTTTTCAAGAGCATGTGTTCATTAGGGTTGGAGAATGTTTGGAGAGAACAAAAACCTTACCTAGTACATGTTTATAGCTCTCCAACACTAAACTTGTGGGAGCAGATTTAATCTCATAAACTTTATCCAAGTGGCACAAAAGTCAATCAGTTTGGACCAcatcacacatttatttttacaaaataatctaATTATTTTACTTTCACTATTTCAAAACTTAATTTGCATACCTGAATTTTTATATCTCTGCAAAACAATTTCTAATACATACAGAACTTTACTAAAAACATAAGCTAAGAATAGAACTGACTTTTTTGTGTTTAAATCAGGATGAGGTCTAAGAAATGCCAAATCTTCCAAACTGTTCTCATTTCAAGGTTCACTGTAGTCTCAGAGCCCCCATAGTTCCCAAATGGCTTTAAAAAACTGCTAAATGGCATTTATCCATTTTTAGAAAAAGCTAAGTAAGACTAACTTTCAAGCACTGCATTTTCCCCAATAGGAGAAAAAGTGcttttgagaaactgaaaataaagcacGGACACCACAGCAGCCAGCTCAGCCACACTAACCAGAGAATCCAAaggaaagcttttaattttttttttccattcagggGCAGCTCTGTCCGGCCAGCGGGTGAGGACAGGTTATGTGAACAAAAAGCTGTGCATTTCATTCAGACCTTAGGTAAGAGCACCAAACACAAGCTAGCTCGGAACTTTACCATTGTTGCATGAAGATTTTTTAAGGAGCAGTGGAACCCAGGTGACGCTGGGACGTGGCATTTCTCCTTCCCGGCCACCAGAGCCCGATGCGGAGCACTCTCAGCCTAAGGCTTCTCCCATCTTGGTTTGAGGGATGCAGCTGCCGCTGGTTTTGCTTGTGGCTCCAGCCAGGAGTGAGGCTGAGCCCCTAATCCAAACCAGTGGATACACCCAGACCCGGACAAGGCCGCAGAGCGAGCAGTGCCTCTACCAGCACGCACATACACAGTCAGGGTGCTCCCATAAATCCAACAATAGAGCCCCACCACGCCCCCCATCTCCAGCCGGGCGGGGCTGAAGCTCACCAGCGAGACCCGCTGTCACCCACACTCTCCAGCTGCGCCAGGACACCGCACGCACGGAGCCTTCAGGTACCGCTGTGGGATTTATGCTCAGCTAATACCTGTGCCCAGACCCTGAGCCCCCGAGCCCTGCCGCTGGCTTCTACCTGTGCTCTTTCCCGCCACTGGCATCCTCCTACTCGCCAGCTCGAAGTCTGCTGGGGAGGTGCATTAGTGAGGTTCACATGCACGCCAGCATCCCCACAGCACCTGCATATAAAGGCACCGGCCAGCCTGCCCGCAGACCCTGACAGCCCCTGTGAGCCATGGCCTCTTCCCCCGTGGCAGGTGCTCAGACCTCTGGAGAACACACATCCACACGCGCAGATGCAGCGCAGAAAGCAAGGTTTGCAGAAAATCATCagaaaaaagatttaataagAAACTGGGACAGACTGCAGCGATGAGGCACAGGGCTCAGTCAGACAAGAGCACTGCTTACATGAGACCATCCCTTTATCCCCCTTCGATTTTTCCATGCATGTTCTTCCCATGTCCACCCTGACCCTTTAGGCCCTCTGCTCCCGTCTCCCAAACAATGCGCCCCTGACTACTTTTTCCCATCAGTCCCAGTTTTGCTACATCCCTGCCCAAAATTGGTATTTCTGGTAACATtacctgggtcccccccacctTGCACAGTATTACTGATACAGCACAGTGAGCCTTGCAAAATTCCCCCCAACAGTCCCTTCAATTTTATGCACGGTTTGACCACCTTCCCCTTAAACACCAGTGAAATTCATCCATCTTTCACAACAGCTATCTGATTTTTGTCAGCTTCTCACTCCATTACTTGTGTTGGGCAGTTTCTCGTATGGTGACCTGCAGTTTCTCACGGACTTTTCAGTTGGCGAAACCTCAGGCCAGGGCCCAAACATCTGCCTGCATAACATTAAGACGActtttttcaaagacagaaacaaaaagaagtgCAGACACTCTAAATTATCGTGGGTTTACTACGTGACAGTGCTAAAGAGACGTTTCTGCAAAACAGTTCGGATGCAATTATCTGCCGCAGCCAAACGTCTGGTTCCAGGTTTCATACAGCTCCAGGTCCTTCGAGGAGACGCTGGGCCGCACGGTCCTGAAGGCGCTCTCGAAGTCCAGGAAAGCAATAGGCCGGACTTGCTCCGGCATGATGGTTGCAATGTCCGTGGACTGAAGACTGCGGATAGGGCCCAGCGAAGCTTCTCGGCAGAGCTGGGTCATGTCTGCCCCAGAAAATCCATTCGATTTCTTAACTATGAGGTCGATTTCCTCTTCGTTTAGAGAGCAGTGCTCCTTTGACATGAGGCGGGTAACAATCTGCTTCCTAGCTGAGGCTTCTGGGAGAGGAATGTACAGTCTCTTCACTAGTCTCCTTCGCGCAGCTTCATCGATCTCTTGGGGTCGATTTGTTGCTCCAACCACCAGAATACGATCTTCAGAGGAGGTTGTTGCCCCATCTAACTGGACCAGAAATTCAGTTTTGATTCTTCTCGATGACTCGTGCTCCCCATCTCCACGCTGAGACAACAGGGAATCAATTTCATCAATGAAGATCACTGCTGGCTGTTGACACCGTGCCACAGCGAACAGTGCACGGACCATCTTTTCCCCCTCACCGACCCATTTGGAAGTCAGAGAAGAGGCGCTGATGCTAAAAAAAGTGGCTCCAGACTGGCAGGCGATGCACTTGCCTATAAGAGTCTTGCCAGTCCCAGGGGGGCCAAAGAGAAGAATTCCTTTAGGAGGACCACGCAACCCAGTGAAGATGTCTGGCCTCAGCATAGGCCAGACGACTATTTCTTTTATAGTAGCTTTAGCAAACTCAACTCCGGCAATGTCATCCCAGTTGACAGGAGGCCCGTGGTCCATGATCTCGTGCATGATGAGTTCAACCATTTTTGGTTCTATGTTCTTCAGTCGTTCATCTACAGGCAGCGATGGATCTGTTGGTCCTCTTGCATGAGGTTTACTCTGTGCTCCCCCGTTTTCATTTCCATCTTGTTTTGAAACTGGAGGAACAAACTTGCCAAACGGACCCCGAGATCTGCCTGCACCCAGTGATTTTTTCACACCTCCATGTGACGACACTGGTGCACGctggggcaggttttgagatTTCTTTTGCTGATCCACCCACAGCTGTTCTTTTGCAGTTCTAAAACCGGGAACACTGCTCTCTTCATTTCTGCTTCTATACCCTGAAGAACTACTGGTTTCTGCACTAGTGGAAGCTTGGCATGCAGCAAGGCTAGGAATCACCATGCTGCCTTCATCAGCCAGACCATAAAAcgcttttctttttccagaactTGTGGACCATGCAGGTACAGCGGACTGATTGGAAGAAGACAAATGTTGTCCATCACGACAGTTACCTGACGCTTTCAGAGAACTACTACTTGTTGCTTCTTTACTTCCAAATAGCGGAGTTGCCTGGAAACCTGTATGACCCTGTTCGTTTAAGGAGGCCGAAGAGGCAGGAAGCGTATACGGAGTTTTGGTCACAGGAGGCACGCTGCTTTGAAGAGACTTTGAGGATGACGGATGCTCAAGGAGATCTGGTCCCCGACTTGCACATTTTGCTGAGCCAGCACAGAGCTCAGTCTCTCCAGCACTGCTGAGGATACTGAGTTTAGGAAGACCTGGAGCGGTGGAGGAACTGACCCCTTTATCAGCTAGTAcacaggcagctgctggtgcCATCTGAGAGCTCTGGAAATTTTTGCCAGCCTGCATCCTCTCCTGCACACACTTTAAATCAAGTACATTATCTGTTGTCAAGGCAGATTGCCACTTGTCACTGTCATTTTGCTGACACTTTGCCAAAGTCAAAATGTTTTCAGCGTAGTTATTCAAGCCAGTCTCTATGTTGTCAGAGTCAATAATTGCAGAGTATTTCTCCGCGTATTTTTTAAACAGGTTGGCAGCACAGACCTGAGAGATCTCGGAGTTTGCCCATGCATACTGAATATGCAGGATTTTGGCACGGTATTCATCTGCCTTCTGTCCGGGTGTGCAGGTGCCAGAGGTAATAGCAAAGTAACTTTTCTGCCAGTCGCTCAGGTGCACAGTGCTGTGGGTGGGGGTTTCCATCACTGACACTGAAACATACATAAAATACCTGCTGttataaaatgcatttcacagcTATATCCTTTGGTTGCTTTCCCCCTTTCCTAAATACATATGCATGAGaacatacattattttaattgAGAGAAATAGCACAGTAGGTCTTGTAAGCTACTTAGCCAGGCTGGACACTTTACCATTCTCAAAAAACAACCAGCTTTGTGGTGTAAAGCCATTTAGACAGAGGTTCGCTTTTCTTCCTtgttcaaagaaagaaaagaaggaaaaaaaaaaaaaaaaaaaaaagagcgttTGCTTCTAACCAGAGGTCTCCTGGGGAGGGAAGTAGACTGCAAAGAATGGTAACAGATGGCCAAACAAAAATTGGCTTTGTTAAATGAAATCACCAGTGTCTTCACTCTGTTTGACAGAATACGAGGcacagtgcagaggaggacagaTTATACATCACTGTCAGAATGATGACATTTATTACAATGAtggtaataaaaatgaaacaattaaactAATAAATAAAACTATATGCAAAGTCTCTGAGGGAAGGTAAAAGTGGAATGAATAAGCCTGAATGTAGTAAACTTTCagattaagaaaatatttacagattcATAGCAAATGTTCACAACTATTTATTCCATTCAGAACGTACTAAAATGTCCCCATTTTAcatttgagaaatgagaaaaaaccATTGCTTTAAACACA
This genomic interval carries:
- the FIGNL1 gene encoding fidgetin-like protein 1, which codes for METPTHSTVHLSDWQKSYFAITSGTCTPGQKADEYRAKILHIQYAWANSEISQVCAANLFKKYAEKYSAIIDSDNIETGLNNYAENILTLAKCQQNDSDKWQSALTTDNVLDLKCVQERMQAGKNFQSSQMAPAAACVLADKGVSSSTAPGLPKLSILSSAGETELCAGSAKCASRGPDLLEHPSSSKSLQSSVPPVTKTPYTLPASSASLNEQGHTGFQATPLFGSKEATSSSSLKASGNCRDGQHLSSSNQSAVPAWSTSSGKRKAFYGLADEGSMVIPSLAACQASTSAETSSSSGYRSRNEESSVPGFRTAKEQLWVDQQKKSQNLPQRAPVSSHGGVKKSLGAGRSRGPFGKFVPPVSKQDGNENGGAQSKPHARGPTDPSLPVDERLKNIEPKMVELIMHEIMDHGPPVNWDDIAGVEFAKATIKEIVVWPMLRPDIFTGLRGPPKGILLFGPPGTGKTLIGKCIACQSGATFFSISASSLTSKWVGEGEKMVRALFAVARCQQPAVIFIDEIDSLLSQRGDGEHESSRRIKTEFLVQLDGATTSSEDRILVVGATNRPQEIDEAARRRLVKRLYIPLPEASARKQIVTRLMSKEHCSLNEEEIDLIVKKSNGFSGADMTQLCREASLGPIRSLQSTDIATIMPEQVRPIAFLDFESAFRTVRPSVSSKDLELYETWNQTFGCGR